In the genome of Marinicella rhabdoformis, one region contains:
- a CDS encoding DUF1801 domain-containing protein, with protein sequence MGDSVQSKFNAFPEAACEKLMAIRAIIFQLSKEKEIGQITETLKWGEPSYLAKHGSTVRLSWRDKYPEYVSVYFNCNTILVEAFRELYPEAFEFIDNRELRLPIAEPLPKHELTACLSMALRYHTIKHLPLLGA encoded by the coding sequence ATGGGCGATTCAGTACAGTCAAAATTTAACGCCTTTCCCGAAGCGGCTTGCGAAAAACTCATGGCCATTCGGGCCATCATATTTCAGTTGAGCAAAGAGAAGGAAATTGGGCAAATTACAGAAACACTGAAGTGGGGCGAGCCCAGTTATTTAGCCAAGCACGGCAGTACCGTCAGACTGTCATGGCGAGATAAATATCCTGAATATGTTTCTGTTTATTTCAACTGCAACACCATTTTGGTAGAGGCTTTCAGGGAATTGTATCCTGAAGCCTTCGAATTTATTGATAACAGGGAACTCAGACTGCCAATTGCCGAACCGCTTCCAAAGCATGAATTAACCGCATGCCTGAGCATGGCTTTGCGTTATCACACGATAAAGCATTTGCCCTTGTTGGGTGCTTGA
- a CDS encoding DUF3999 family protein: protein MMIKCNFKTPAIVAGMLLSLSAAAVDFKFKQQLNTKDTEAMGFQLTVPEHVYQQAQNPQLHDLRVLNTQGDQVPMKLSLMADDIERKVFESTLPIFSLNHTVNTPLKSKQVTTSWQGDLQQLTVETSESVQRFIKSQEQKRNDRFLLDATSLRQAQVTGLTLDWQFESAGNRVFYVEVKGSNDLSSWKTLKSRHKLIELNTGQRVVLENQIPLYAKAFDYYQLRFLGQPVPQVNSVKASLSSHSTSQSLTHKRILSYEILDPEQHGYTIIWQTDGVFPIESYAFDFQYKNLMADVQLYSKATENSRWQKVTSGQFYQLGTGEMAMEKNSLNFRPNNHRYWKLTTQSNISSQWINGLSFAWRPHQLQFLAQGDGPYSLNYGAKALNRPANNRWYQQLSSQVKSNMFSSEVTAGNVTELAPKPKAEPKPPEAKISRWIFWGLLVIVLSGLFYMASRLMREVSNDE from the coding sequence ATGATGATTAAGTGTAACTTCAAAACGCCAGCAATTGTGGCTGGTATGCTGTTGTCGCTGAGTGCTGCTGCAGTCGATTTTAAATTCAAACAGCAGTTGAACACAAAAGACACAGAAGCCATGGGTTTTCAGCTGACCGTGCCTGAACATGTGTATCAGCAGGCGCAAAACCCACAATTGCATGACCTGCGGGTGCTCAATACACAAGGTGATCAGGTGCCTATGAAATTGAGCTTGATGGCAGATGACATTGAACGCAAGGTGTTTGAAAGTACCTTGCCTATTTTTTCATTGAACCACACCGTCAACACGCCATTGAAAAGCAAGCAGGTCACCACCTCATGGCAAGGTGACTTGCAGCAATTGACAGTAGAAACTTCTGAATCTGTACAAAGATTCATCAAAAGCCAAGAACAAAAACGCAATGACCGCTTTTTATTGGATGCGACTTCTCTGCGACAAGCGCAGGTAACTGGATTGACTTTGGATTGGCAGTTTGAATCAGCAGGTAACCGGGTTTTTTATGTCGAAGTGAAAGGCAGTAACGATTTGTCGAGTTGGAAAACCTTGAAATCAAGGCACAAGCTGATTGAGTTGAACACGGGGCAGCGGGTGGTTTTGGAAAATCAGATACCACTTTATGCCAAGGCTTTTGATTATTACCAATTGCGATTTTTGGGTCAGCCAGTTCCCCAAGTCAACAGTGTCAAGGCCAGTTTGTCCAGCCACAGCACATCGCAAAGTCTCACACACAAGCGCATATTGAGCTATGAAATCTTGGACCCAGAACAACACGGTTACACCATTATTTGGCAAACCGATGGCGTGTTTCCGATTGAATCCTATGCCTTTGACTTTCAATACAAAAACCTGATGGCCGATGTGCAATTATACTCAAAAGCCACAGAAAACAGTCGTTGGCAAAAAGTGACCAGTGGTCAGTTTTATCAATTGGGCACGGGTGAAATGGCGATGGAAAAAAACAGCCTCAACTTCAGACCTAACAACCACAGGTACTGGAAACTCACCACACAATCCAACATATCAAGCCAATGGATCAATGGATTGAGCTTTGCGTGGCGACCGCATCAACTACAATTCTTGGCCCAAGGTGACGGCCCTTACAGCTTGAATTACGGTGCCAAAGCGCTCAACCGACCAGCCAATAACCGCTGGTACCAACAATTGAGCTCGCAGGTAAAAAGCAACATGTTTTCAAGTGAAGTCACAGCCGGTAACGTGACTGAATTGGCCCCCAAACCCAAAGCAGAACCCAAACCACCTGAAGCCAAAATCAGCCGCTGGATTTTCTGGGGTTTGCTGGTCATCGTCCTCAGTGGCCTGTTCTACATGGCCAGTCGCTTGATGCGGGAAGTATCAAATGACGAATGA